Proteins from a single region of Weeksella virosa DSM 16922:
- a CDS encoding MBL fold metallo-hydrolase produces the protein MLKATFLGTGTSQGVPVIASDHPVNFSNDPRDKRLRSSFMVEKNETRVVVDCSPDFRYQMLRENVQNLDAIVFTHEHNDHVLGIDDTRPLIFKAKRDLPIYGLPRVLNQIRVRFPYIFDGTKYPGIPQVEEHAIGLEPFYINDIHIQPVEVMHGGLSILGYIFDKKIAYLTDVKSLPEKTLEKLENLDVLVLSALRQENPHHAHLLLADAIEITQKLQPKQTYFTHISVEMGFYEEVNSLLPKGMDLAYDKMQIFL, from the coding sequence ATGTTAAAAGCAACTTTTTTAGGCACAGGAACATCACAAGGTGTTCCGGTTATTGCATCCGATCATCCCGTAAATTTTTCTAATGATCCTAGAGATAAGCGTTTGCGATCATCTTTTATGGTAGAAAAAAATGAAACGCGTGTAGTGGTAGATTGTAGCCCAGATTTTCGGTATCAGATGTTGAGAGAAAACGTACAAAATCTAGATGCGATAGTTTTCACGCATGAGCACAATGACCATGTTTTGGGTATTGATGATACAAGGCCATTAATTTTCAAGGCTAAAAGAGATTTGCCAATTTATGGATTGCCACGTGTGTTGAATCAGATACGCGTACGTTTTCCGTATATTTTTGATGGTACTAAATATCCTGGTATTCCACAAGTAGAAGAGCATGCAATTGGATTGGAGCCTTTTTATATCAACGATATACATATCCAACCTGTAGAGGTAATGCATGGTGGATTGTCTATTTTAGGATATATTTTTGATAAGAAAATCGCTTATCTTACAGATGTGAAATCTTTGCCAGAAAAAACATTAGAAAAACTAGAAAATCTAGATGTTTTAGTTTTGAGTGCTTTGCGACAAGAAAATCCACATCATGCACACTTGTTATTGGCAGATGCTATAGAAATTACCCAAAAACTCCAGCCAAAACAAACTTACTTCACTCATATCAGTGTAGAAATGGGCTTCTATGAAGAGGTCAACTCTTTGTTACCGAAAGGGATGGATTTGGCTTATGATAAAATGCAAATATTTTTATAG